Proteins co-encoded in one Xiphophorus couchianus chromosome 16, X_couchianus-1.0, whole genome shotgun sequence genomic window:
- the LOC114160096 gene encoding brain-specific angiogenesis inhibitor 1-associated protein 2-like isoform X4, which translates to MVLVEDFTMSRTDEVHRLTENVYKTIMEQFNPCLRNFVAMGKNYEKALANVTFAAKGYFDALVRMGELASESQGSKDLGDVLFQMAEVHRQIQVQLEEMLKCFHNELLSELEKKVDLDARYLTAALKKYQLEHKSKGESLEKCQGELKKLRRKSQGSKNPSKYGEKEMQFVETISNKQTELDTFIAEGYKTALSEERRRYCFLVDRQCAVAKNSSAYHGKGKDLLTQKIPVWQQACSDPNKLPDRAMLLAQQMGSAALGGTSPLHSSKSNLVISDPIPGAQPLPVPPELAVFMGSGLGHPARLMGPDGMSMVNGTTGVHGEEYWTDGGSMSVSQVRPASPQTQAQGQTQVQPQRQVSDVYSNTLPVRRPAPAKNKNPVGETRTLPRSSSMAAGLEKNGRSRVQAIFSHAAGDNSTLLSFSEGDVITLLVPEARDGWHYGENEKNKMRGWFPFSYTRVLPESDGDKLKVNSSLHHGKSSSTGNLLESDASLPTPDYGLTARLLAQSLAQTRPRPYSMAGFAPQPAIEDYDSRFATSLGPELSRF; encoded by the exons ATGTGACATTTGCTGCAAAAGGCTATTTTGATGCTCTGGTACGAATGGGTGAGCTGGCCAGTGAGAGTCAAGGATCCAAAGATTTGG GGGACGTTCTGTTCCAGATGGCTGAGGTCCACAGACAGATCCAAGTGCAGCTAGAGGAAATG cttAAATGCTTCCATAATGAGCTGCTCTCTGAGCTTGAGAAGAAGGTGGATCTAGATGCTCGGTACTTGACT GCTGCCTTGAAAAAATACCAGCTGGAACACAAGAGCAAAGGGGAGAGTCTGGAAAAATGCCAGGGTGAACTGAAGAAGCTTCGAAGGAAGAGTCAAGGCAGTAAGAACCCTTCAAAGTATGGAGAGAAGGAGATGCAG TTTGTGGAGACCATTAGCAATAAGCAGACAGAACTAGACACCTTCATAGCTGAGGGCTACAAGACGGCCTTGTCAGAGGAACGCCGCAGATACTGCTTCCTCGTGGACCGACAGTGTGCTGTGGCCAAAAACAGCAGCGCCTACCATGGAAAG GGAAAAGACCTATTGACCCAGAAGATCCCAGTGTGGCAGCAGGCCTGCTCAGATCCCAACAAACTGCCAGACAGAGCCATGCTGCTGGCCCAGCAGATGGGTTCTGCTGCTCTTGGAGGCACAAGTCCCCTGCACTCCTCCAAATCCAATCTGGTCATCTCAGACCCCATACCGGGGGCTCAGCCTCTTCCTGTTCCCCCGGAGCTGGCTGTTTTTATGGGGAGCGGCCTCGGACACCCAGCG AGGCTGATGGGCCCGGATGGCATGTCGATGGTCAATGGAACGACAGGAGTCCACGGCGAGGAATACTGGACAGATGGGGGTTCAATGTCTGTGTCTCAAGTTAGGCCAGCATCCCCTCAGACTCAGGCACAGGGCCAGACCCAGGTCCAGCCCCAGAGACAGGTCAGCGACGTCTACTCCAACACCCTCCCTGTGCGTAGGCCTGCTCCTGCCAAGAATAAAAACCCAGTGG GCGAGACACGGACTCTGCCCAGGTCCAGTTCCATGGCAGCCGGACTGGAAAAGAACGGGCGCTCACGCGTCCAGGCCATCTTCTCCCATGCCGCAGGCGACAACAGTACCCTGCTAAGCTTCTCCGAGGGAGATGTCATCACCCTGCTAGTGCCTGAGGCTCGTGATGGCTGGCACTATGGAGAAAATGAGAAGAACAAGAT GCGTGGCTGGTTCCCATTCTCCTACACACGTGTGCTCCCTGAAAGCGATGGCGACAAGCTCAAAGTGAA TTCCAGTCTCCATCATGGTAAAAGCAGCAGCACTGGGAACCTGCTGGAGAGCGACGCATCACTGCCCACACCTGACTACGGCCTAACTGCCCGACTGTTGGCACAGAGCTTAGCACAGACCCGCCCACGGCCCTACAGCATGGCAGGGTTCGCTCCACAG CCTGCCATTGAGGATTATGACAGCCGCTTTGCCACAAG TTTGGGTCCAGAATTGTCCCGGTTCTGA
- the LOC114160096 gene encoding brain-specific angiogenesis inhibitor 1-associated protein 2-like isoform X3, with amino-acid sequence MVLVEDFTMSRTDEVHRLTENVYKTIMEQFNPCLRNFVAMGKNYEKALANVTFAAKGYFDALVRMGELASESQGSKDLGDVLFQMAEVHRQIQVQLEEMLKCFHNELLSELEKKVDLDARYLTAALKKYQLEHKSKGESLEKCQGELKKLRRKSQGSKNPSKYGEKEMQFVETISNKQTELDTFIAEGYKTALSEERRRYCFLVDRQCAVAKNSSAYHGKGKDLLTQKIPVWQQACSDPNKLPDRAMLLAQQMGSAALGGTSPLHSSKSNLVISDPIPGAQPLPVPPELAVFMGSGLGHPARLMGPDGMSMVNGTTGVHGEEYWTDGGSMSVSQVRPASPQTQAQGQTQVQPQRQVSDVYSNTLPVRRPAPAKNKNPVGETRTLPRSSSMAAGLEKNGRSRVQAIFSHAAGDNSTLLSFSEGDVITLLVPEARDGWHYGENEKNKMRGWFPFSYTRVLPESDGDKLKVNSSLHHGKSSSTGNLLESDASLPTPDYGLTARLLAQSLAQTRPRPYSMAGFAPQPAIEDYDSRFATSDSPDGKLISTV; translated from the exons ATGTGACATTTGCTGCAAAAGGCTATTTTGATGCTCTGGTACGAATGGGTGAGCTGGCCAGTGAGAGTCAAGGATCCAAAGATTTGG GGGACGTTCTGTTCCAGATGGCTGAGGTCCACAGACAGATCCAAGTGCAGCTAGAGGAAATG cttAAATGCTTCCATAATGAGCTGCTCTCTGAGCTTGAGAAGAAGGTGGATCTAGATGCTCGGTACTTGACT GCTGCCTTGAAAAAATACCAGCTGGAACACAAGAGCAAAGGGGAGAGTCTGGAAAAATGCCAGGGTGAACTGAAGAAGCTTCGAAGGAAGAGTCAAGGCAGTAAGAACCCTTCAAAGTATGGAGAGAAGGAGATGCAG TTTGTGGAGACCATTAGCAATAAGCAGACAGAACTAGACACCTTCATAGCTGAGGGCTACAAGACGGCCTTGTCAGAGGAACGCCGCAGATACTGCTTCCTCGTGGACCGACAGTGTGCTGTGGCCAAAAACAGCAGCGCCTACCATGGAAAG GGAAAAGACCTATTGACCCAGAAGATCCCAGTGTGGCAGCAGGCCTGCTCAGATCCCAACAAACTGCCAGACAGAGCCATGCTGCTGGCCCAGCAGATGGGTTCTGCTGCTCTTGGAGGCACAAGTCCCCTGCACTCCTCCAAATCCAATCTGGTCATCTCAGACCCCATACCGGGGGCTCAGCCTCTTCCTGTTCCCCCGGAGCTGGCTGTTTTTATGGGGAGCGGCCTCGGACACCCAGCG AGGCTGATGGGCCCGGATGGCATGTCGATGGTCAATGGAACGACAGGAGTCCACGGCGAGGAATACTGGACAGATGGGGGTTCAATGTCTGTGTCTCAAGTTAGGCCAGCATCCCCTCAGACTCAGGCACAGGGCCAGACCCAGGTCCAGCCCCAGAGACAGGTCAGCGACGTCTACTCCAACACCCTCCCTGTGCGTAGGCCTGCTCCTGCCAAGAATAAAAACCCAGTGG GCGAGACACGGACTCTGCCCAGGTCCAGTTCCATGGCAGCCGGACTGGAAAAGAACGGGCGCTCACGCGTCCAGGCCATCTTCTCCCATGCCGCAGGCGACAACAGTACCCTGCTAAGCTTCTCCGAGGGAGATGTCATCACCCTGCTAGTGCCTGAGGCTCGTGATGGCTGGCACTATGGAGAAAATGAGAAGAACAAGAT GCGTGGCTGGTTCCCATTCTCCTACACACGTGTGCTCCCTGAAAGCGATGGCGACAAGCTCAAAGTGAA TTCCAGTCTCCATCATGGTAAAAGCAGCAGCACTGGGAACCTGCTGGAGAGCGACGCATCACTGCCCACACCTGACTACGGCCTAACTGCCCGACTGTTGGCACAGAGCTTAGCACAGACCCGCCCACGGCCCTACAGCATGGCAGGGTTCGCTCCACAG CCTGCCATTGAGGATTATGACAGCCGCTTTGCCACAAG TGACAGTCCTGATGGCAAATTGATTTCGACTGTGTGA
- the LOC114160096 gene encoding brain-specific angiogenesis inhibitor 1-associated protein 2-like isoform X2, giving the protein MVLVEDFTMSRTDEVHRLTENVYKTIMEQFNPCLRNFVAMGKNYEKALANVTFAAKGYFDALVRMGELASESQGSKDLGDVLFQMAEVHRQIQVQLEEMLKCFHNELLSELEKKVDLDARYLTAALKKYQLEHKSKGESLEKCQGELKKLRRKSQGSKNPSKYGEKEMQFVETISNKQTELDTFIAEGYKTALSEERRRYCFLVDRQCAVAKNSSAYHGKGKDLLTQKIPVWQQACSDPNKLPDRAMLLAQQMGSAALGGTSPLHSSKSNLVISDPIPGAQPLPVPPELAVFMGSGLGHPARLMGPDGMSMVNGTTGVHGEEYWTDGGSMSVSQVRPASPQTQAQGQTQVQPQRQVSDVYSNTLPVRRPAPAKNKNPVGETRTLPRSSSMAAGLEKNGRSRVQAIFSHAAGDNSTLLSFSEGDVITLLVPEARDGWHYGENEKNKMRGWFPFSYTRVLPESDGDKLKVNSSLHHGKSSSTGNLLESDASLPTPDYGLTARLLAQSLAQTRPRPYSMAGFAPQPAIEDYDSRFATSDRSLELFLRPSFSDDRSAPIYY; this is encoded by the exons ATGTGACATTTGCTGCAAAAGGCTATTTTGATGCTCTGGTACGAATGGGTGAGCTGGCCAGTGAGAGTCAAGGATCCAAAGATTTGG GGGACGTTCTGTTCCAGATGGCTGAGGTCCACAGACAGATCCAAGTGCAGCTAGAGGAAATG cttAAATGCTTCCATAATGAGCTGCTCTCTGAGCTTGAGAAGAAGGTGGATCTAGATGCTCGGTACTTGACT GCTGCCTTGAAAAAATACCAGCTGGAACACAAGAGCAAAGGGGAGAGTCTGGAAAAATGCCAGGGTGAACTGAAGAAGCTTCGAAGGAAGAGTCAAGGCAGTAAGAACCCTTCAAAGTATGGAGAGAAGGAGATGCAG TTTGTGGAGACCATTAGCAATAAGCAGACAGAACTAGACACCTTCATAGCTGAGGGCTACAAGACGGCCTTGTCAGAGGAACGCCGCAGATACTGCTTCCTCGTGGACCGACAGTGTGCTGTGGCCAAAAACAGCAGCGCCTACCATGGAAAG GGAAAAGACCTATTGACCCAGAAGATCCCAGTGTGGCAGCAGGCCTGCTCAGATCCCAACAAACTGCCAGACAGAGCCATGCTGCTGGCCCAGCAGATGGGTTCTGCTGCTCTTGGAGGCACAAGTCCCCTGCACTCCTCCAAATCCAATCTGGTCATCTCAGACCCCATACCGGGGGCTCAGCCTCTTCCTGTTCCCCCGGAGCTGGCTGTTTTTATGGGGAGCGGCCTCGGACACCCAGCG AGGCTGATGGGCCCGGATGGCATGTCGATGGTCAATGGAACGACAGGAGTCCACGGCGAGGAATACTGGACAGATGGGGGTTCAATGTCTGTGTCTCAAGTTAGGCCAGCATCCCCTCAGACTCAGGCACAGGGCCAGACCCAGGTCCAGCCCCAGAGACAGGTCAGCGACGTCTACTCCAACACCCTCCCTGTGCGTAGGCCTGCTCCTGCCAAGAATAAAAACCCAGTGG GCGAGACACGGACTCTGCCCAGGTCCAGTTCCATGGCAGCCGGACTGGAAAAGAACGGGCGCTCACGCGTCCAGGCCATCTTCTCCCATGCCGCAGGCGACAACAGTACCCTGCTAAGCTTCTCCGAGGGAGATGTCATCACCCTGCTAGTGCCTGAGGCTCGTGATGGCTGGCACTATGGAGAAAATGAGAAGAACAAGAT GCGTGGCTGGTTCCCATTCTCCTACACACGTGTGCTCCCTGAAAGCGATGGCGACAAGCTCAAAGTGAA TTCCAGTCTCCATCATGGTAAAAGCAGCAGCACTGGGAACCTGCTGGAGAGCGACGCATCACTGCCCACACCTGACTACGGCCTAACTGCCCGACTGTTGGCACAGAGCTTAGCACAGACCCGCCCACGGCCCTACAGCATGGCAGGGTTCGCTCCACAG CCTGCCATTGAGGATTATGACAGCCGCTTTGCCACAAG CGACCGGTCCCTCGAGCTCTTCCTCCGTCCCTCCTTCTCTGACGATCGGTCTGCACCCATCTACTACTAG
- the LOC114160096 gene encoding brain-specific angiogenesis inhibitor 1-associated protein 2-like isoform X1 yields the protein MVLVEDFTMSRTDEVHRLTENVYKTIMEQFNPCLRNFVAMGKNYEKALANVTFAAKGYFDALVRMGELASESQGSKDLGDVLFQMAEVHRQIQVQLEEMLKCFHNELLSELEKKVDLDARYLTAALKKYQLEHKSKGESLEKCQGELKKLRRKSQGSKNPSKYGEKEMQFVETISNKQTELDTFIAEGYKTALSEERRRYCFLVDRQCAVAKNSSAYHGKGKDLLTQKIPVWQQACSDPNKLPDRAMLLAQQMGSAALGGTSPLHSSKSNLVISDPIPGAQPLPVPPELAVFMGSGLGHPARLMGPDGMSMVNGTTGVHGEEYWTDGGSMSVSQVRPASPQTQAQGQTQVQPQRQVSDVYSNTLPVRRPAPAKNKNPVGETRTLPRSSSMAAGLEKNGRSRVQAIFSHAAGDNSTLLSFSEGDVITLLVPEARDGWHYGENEKNKMRGWFPFSYTRVLPESDGDKLKVNSSLHHGKSSSTGNLLESDASLPTPDYGLTARLLAQSLAQTRPRPYSMAGFAPQPAIEDYDSRFATSSGWWVEDCVEREIPSGAYLLGMQRYGL from the exons ATGTGACATTTGCTGCAAAAGGCTATTTTGATGCTCTGGTACGAATGGGTGAGCTGGCCAGTGAGAGTCAAGGATCCAAAGATTTGG GGGACGTTCTGTTCCAGATGGCTGAGGTCCACAGACAGATCCAAGTGCAGCTAGAGGAAATG cttAAATGCTTCCATAATGAGCTGCTCTCTGAGCTTGAGAAGAAGGTGGATCTAGATGCTCGGTACTTGACT GCTGCCTTGAAAAAATACCAGCTGGAACACAAGAGCAAAGGGGAGAGTCTGGAAAAATGCCAGGGTGAACTGAAGAAGCTTCGAAGGAAGAGTCAAGGCAGTAAGAACCCTTCAAAGTATGGAGAGAAGGAGATGCAG TTTGTGGAGACCATTAGCAATAAGCAGACAGAACTAGACACCTTCATAGCTGAGGGCTACAAGACGGCCTTGTCAGAGGAACGCCGCAGATACTGCTTCCTCGTGGACCGACAGTGTGCTGTGGCCAAAAACAGCAGCGCCTACCATGGAAAG GGAAAAGACCTATTGACCCAGAAGATCCCAGTGTGGCAGCAGGCCTGCTCAGATCCCAACAAACTGCCAGACAGAGCCATGCTGCTGGCCCAGCAGATGGGTTCTGCTGCTCTTGGAGGCACAAGTCCCCTGCACTCCTCCAAATCCAATCTGGTCATCTCAGACCCCATACCGGGGGCTCAGCCTCTTCCTGTTCCCCCGGAGCTGGCTGTTTTTATGGGGAGCGGCCTCGGACACCCAGCG AGGCTGATGGGCCCGGATGGCATGTCGATGGTCAATGGAACGACAGGAGTCCACGGCGAGGAATACTGGACAGATGGGGGTTCAATGTCTGTGTCTCAAGTTAGGCCAGCATCCCCTCAGACTCAGGCACAGGGCCAGACCCAGGTCCAGCCCCAGAGACAGGTCAGCGACGTCTACTCCAACACCCTCCCTGTGCGTAGGCCTGCTCCTGCCAAGAATAAAAACCCAGTGG GCGAGACACGGACTCTGCCCAGGTCCAGTTCCATGGCAGCCGGACTGGAAAAGAACGGGCGCTCACGCGTCCAGGCCATCTTCTCCCATGCCGCAGGCGACAACAGTACCCTGCTAAGCTTCTCCGAGGGAGATGTCATCACCCTGCTAGTGCCTGAGGCTCGTGATGGCTGGCACTATGGAGAAAATGAGAAGAACAAGAT GCGTGGCTGGTTCCCATTCTCCTACACACGTGTGCTCCCTGAAAGCGATGGCGACAAGCTCAAAGTGAA TTCCAGTCTCCATCATGGTAAAAGCAGCAGCACTGGGAACCTGCTGGAGAGCGACGCATCACTGCCCACACCTGACTACGGCCTAACTGCCCGACTGTTGGCACAGAGCTTAGCACAGACCCGCCCACGGCCCTACAGCATGGCAGGGTTCGCTCCACAG CCTGCCATTGAGGATTATGACAGCCGCTTTGCCACAAG TAGCGGCTGGTGGGTGGAGGATTGCGTTGAGCGTGAGATCCCGAGCGGGGCCTACCTGCTCGGCATGCAGCGATACGGACTCTGA
- the LOC114160096 gene encoding brain-specific angiogenesis inhibitor 1-associated protein 2-like isoform X5: MAEVHRQIQVQLEEMLKCFHNELLSELEKKVDLDARYLTAALKKYQLEHKSKGESLEKCQGELKKLRRKSQGSKNPSKYGEKEMQFVETISNKQTELDTFIAEGYKTALSEERRRYCFLVDRQCAVAKNSSAYHGKGKDLLTQKIPVWQQACSDPNKLPDRAMLLAQQMGSAALGGTSPLHSSKSNLVISDPIPGAQPLPVPPELAVFMGSGLGHPARLMGPDGMSMVNGTTGVHGEEYWTDGGSMSVSQVRPASPQTQAQGQTQVQPQRQVSDVYSNTLPVRRPAPAKNKNPVGETRTLPRSSSMAAGLEKNGRSRVQAIFSHAAGDNSTLLSFSEGDVITLLVPEARDGWHYGENEKNKMRGWFPFSYTRVLPESDGDKLKVNSSLHHGKSSSTGNLLESDASLPTPDYGLTARLLAQSLAQTRPRPYSMAGFAPQPAIEDYDSRFATSSGWWVEDCVEREIPSGAYLLGMQRYGL; encoded by the exons ATGGCTGAGGTCCACAGACAGATCCAAGTGCAGCTAGAGGAAATG cttAAATGCTTCCATAATGAGCTGCTCTCTGAGCTTGAGAAGAAGGTGGATCTAGATGCTCGGTACTTGACT GCTGCCTTGAAAAAATACCAGCTGGAACACAAGAGCAAAGGGGAGAGTCTGGAAAAATGCCAGGGTGAACTGAAGAAGCTTCGAAGGAAGAGTCAAGGCAGTAAGAACCCTTCAAAGTATGGAGAGAAGGAGATGCAG TTTGTGGAGACCATTAGCAATAAGCAGACAGAACTAGACACCTTCATAGCTGAGGGCTACAAGACGGCCTTGTCAGAGGAACGCCGCAGATACTGCTTCCTCGTGGACCGACAGTGTGCTGTGGCCAAAAACAGCAGCGCCTACCATGGAAAG GGAAAAGACCTATTGACCCAGAAGATCCCAGTGTGGCAGCAGGCCTGCTCAGATCCCAACAAACTGCCAGACAGAGCCATGCTGCTGGCCCAGCAGATGGGTTCTGCTGCTCTTGGAGGCACAAGTCCCCTGCACTCCTCCAAATCCAATCTGGTCATCTCAGACCCCATACCGGGGGCTCAGCCTCTTCCTGTTCCCCCGGAGCTGGCTGTTTTTATGGGGAGCGGCCTCGGACACCCAGCG AGGCTGATGGGCCCGGATGGCATGTCGATGGTCAATGGAACGACAGGAGTCCACGGCGAGGAATACTGGACAGATGGGGGTTCAATGTCTGTGTCTCAAGTTAGGCCAGCATCCCCTCAGACTCAGGCACAGGGCCAGACCCAGGTCCAGCCCCAGAGACAGGTCAGCGACGTCTACTCCAACACCCTCCCTGTGCGTAGGCCTGCTCCTGCCAAGAATAAAAACCCAGTGG GCGAGACACGGACTCTGCCCAGGTCCAGTTCCATGGCAGCCGGACTGGAAAAGAACGGGCGCTCACGCGTCCAGGCCATCTTCTCCCATGCCGCAGGCGACAACAGTACCCTGCTAAGCTTCTCCGAGGGAGATGTCATCACCCTGCTAGTGCCTGAGGCTCGTGATGGCTGGCACTATGGAGAAAATGAGAAGAACAAGAT GCGTGGCTGGTTCCCATTCTCCTACACACGTGTGCTCCCTGAAAGCGATGGCGACAAGCTCAAAGTGAA TTCCAGTCTCCATCATGGTAAAAGCAGCAGCACTGGGAACCTGCTGGAGAGCGACGCATCACTGCCCACACCTGACTACGGCCTAACTGCCCGACTGTTGGCACAGAGCTTAGCACAGACCCGCCCACGGCCCTACAGCATGGCAGGGTTCGCTCCACAG CCTGCCATTGAGGATTATGACAGCCGCTTTGCCACAAG TAGCGGCTGGTGGGTGGAGGATTGCGTTGAGCGTGAGATCCCGAGCGGGGCCTACCTGCTCGGCATGCAGCGATACGGACTCTGA